A stretch of the Flavobacterium aquiphilum genome encodes the following:
- a CDS encoding 3-keto-disaccharide hydrolase → MLKKSTFAIVLLFILNSCAVQQKSLSMDDWYAFTKTNIARQEPSKVYDFTDGMIRMYGENVGCLMTKKSYKNFELSLEFRWNIDEKYKINGTKNSGVMYNIPLDASDKVWPKGIQFQIKENTTGDFIFLDQVTAKINGKQVEAGASVVTPKFVANEKPYGEWNTILIRSLNGKITQYLNEKLVNECTDASSTEGKISLNYEHAPIDFKNIKIKNISK, encoded by the coding sequence ATGCTTAAAAAATCAACTTTTGCCATTGTTCTTCTTTTTATTTTAAATTCATGTGCCGTTCAACAAAAAAGCTTATCAATGGATGATTGGTATGCTTTTACAAAAACAAATATTGCAAGGCAGGAACCGTCAAAAGTTTATGACTTTACCGATGGAATGATTCGTATGTATGGAGAAAATGTTGGTTGTTTAATGACTAAAAAGAGTTATAAAAATTTTGAACTTTCTTTGGAATTCCGATGGAATATAGATGAGAAGTATAAAATAAACGGTACCAAAAATAGTGGTGTAATGTACAATATTCCTTTGGATGCATCAGATAAAGTTTGGCCAAAAGGAATTCAATTTCAAATAAAAGAAAATACAACCGGTGATTTTATTTTCTTGGATCAGGTAACGGCAAAAATAAACGGAAAACAGGTTGAAGCCGGTGCAAGTGTGGTTACCCCAAAATTTGTTGCAAACGAGAAACCTTATGGCGAATGGAATACGATTCTTATTCGATCATTGAACGGAAAAATTACTCAATATTTAAATGAAAAATTAGTAAACGAATGTACAGATGCTAGTTCTACTGAGGGTAAGATTTCATTGAATTATGAACATGCGCCAATTGATTTCAAGAATATTAAAATTAAGAATATTTCGAAGTAA
- a CDS encoding sulfite exporter TauE/SafE family protein, which translates to METYIIVLLCLAAFFAGFIDAIVGGGGLIQTPIGLILLPNLPVSTVIGSLKVPAFSGTSFAAYQYLKRVTLNKRILIIMMLLAFPAAFLGSTLLTYVSNDFMKPLLLIVLSLLAIYTYAKKNFGQHQVRDISVRTQILNAVGISFVVGFYDGFIGPGTGSFLVVAFIAIMGFDFLHASANAKMVNLATNFGSICLFLLKGKIIWAIALPMAASNAIGGWVGAKLAINRGNKFIRIFFLIVVVGTLIRFAYDVFFK; encoded by the coding sequence ATGGAGACCTACATTATCGTATTACTTTGTTTAGCAGCCTTTTTTGCAGGATTTATCGACGCAATAGTAGGAGGCGGCGGACTTATACAAACACCTATTGGGCTCATATTATTACCCAATCTCCCTGTATCTACAGTCATAGGATCATTGAAAGTTCCAGCTTTTAGTGGTACTTCTTTTGCCGCTTATCAATATTTAAAAAGAGTTACTCTCAATAAAAGGATATTAATTATTATGATGCTATTGGCTTTTCCGGCTGCATTTTTAGGATCGACGCTATTGACGTATGTCAGCAATGATTTCATGAAGCCTTTATTGCTTATAGTACTTTCTTTATTAGCGATTTACACTTATGCAAAGAAAAATTTCGGTCAACATCAAGTACGGGATATTTCAGTAAGAACCCAAATTTTAAATGCTGTCGGAATCAGTTTTGTAGTGGGTTTTTACGACGGATTCATAGGCCCGGGCACAGGAAGCTTTCTAGTTGTTGCCTTTATCGCCATAATGGGATTTGATTTCCTTCACGCTTCTGCCAATGCCAAAATGGTCAATTTGGCAACCAATTTTGGTTCGATCTGTCTGTTTCTTCTCAAAGGTAAAATCATTTGGGCTATCGCATTGCCGATGGCTGCCAGTAATGCAATTGGAGGTTGGGTAGGTGCCAAACTTGCCATTAATCGAGGAAATAAATTCATCCGAATCTTCTTTTTGATTGTCGTCGTGGGCACATTGATTCGTTTTGCCTATGATGTTTTTTTCAAGTAG
- a CDS encoding patatin-like phospholipase family protein: MRALVISGGGSKGAFAGGVAQYLLQNKRIHYDLFIGTSTGSLLIPHLALGNINKLHNIYTNVNMEQIFDINPFIIKRKGRAEYVTINHFNVIWQFIRGRRTFGESRKLREFIKTNFSESEFEYLKSLPTDVIVTVTNISKNQPEYKSIKDCTYEEFCDWIWISSNYIPFMSLVKKNFCEYGDGGFSCFVPIAEAINRGATEIDVIILETEIRIKKTILGKNPFSLLINLFLFTMDQVGKRDLWNGKLAAKNKNTKLNLYYTPTKLTNNALIFNQKKMKKWWDLGFKYAQNKSEIMSDNK, from the coding sequence ATGCGAGCATTAGTCATTTCAGGCGGAGGTAGTAAAGGCGCATTTGCAGGAGGTGTCGCCCAATATTTGTTGCAAAACAAAAGGATACACTATGACTTGTTTATAGGAACTTCAACGGGAAGTTTACTGATTCCTCACTTGGCATTGGGAAATATCAACAAACTTCACAACATCTACACCAATGTCAATATGGAACAGATATTCGACATCAATCCTTTTATTATTAAACGAAAAGGAAGAGCCGAATACGTAACCATAAACCATTTCAATGTGATATGGCAATTTATAAGAGGCAGAAGAACTTTTGGCGAAAGCCGAAAATTAAGAGAATTTATCAAAACTAATTTTTCAGAATCTGAATTCGAATACCTAAAGTCATTGCCTACTGATGTGATCGTCACTGTCACGAATATTTCCAAAAACCAACCCGAATACAAATCGATAAAAGACTGTACATATGAGGAATTTTGCGATTGGATTTGGATTTCGAGTAATTATATTCCTTTTATGAGTTTGGTCAAAAAAAACTTTTGCGAATATGGCGATGGCGGCTTTTCGTGCTTTGTTCCCATTGCCGAAGCCATTAACAGGGGAGCCACAGAGATTGATGTCATTATTCTTGAAACCGAAATCAGAATAAAAAAGACCATCCTAGGAAAAAATCCATTTTCCCTCCTAATTAATTTATTTTTATTTACGATGGATCAGGTAGGAAAACGCGATTTGTGGAACGGAAAACTCGCCGCAAAAAATAAAAACACAAAACTCAATTTATACTACACTCCGACAAAACTAACCAACAACGCACTCATTTTTAATCAAAAGAAAATGAAAAAATGGTGGGATCTTGGCTTCAAATATGCTCAAAATAAGAGCGAAATTATGAGTGATAATAAGTGA
- a CDS encoding M1 family metallopeptidase — protein MKYFLLFLSAFALAQQTKSVDFKTANGSISINPDDKSISGTVIYTFEVLKPIDTVKIDAQNMTFSALELNHKSIPFTTNGKELLLIYPFQKGKNSVQFIYEAKPKQTMYFVGSEETDNMEIWTQGQGKYTSHWFPSFDDVNEKVIFNMDIAFDSKYQVLSNGVLKNKITDKNITHWSYQMQKPMSSYLLVLSIGKYDKNIQKSKSGIPLEMYLNPKDVAKLEPTYRYSKEIFDYLEKEIGVKYPWKIYRQVPVSEFLYAGMENTSTTLFMTRYIVDSIGFEDRNYTNVNAHELAHQWFGDLITAQSGKDHWLQEGFATYYALLAEKEIYGEDYFYSKLYESSMQLKQASKTDTIPVLNPKASSLSFYQKGAWALHVLREGIGEKAFKKAVKSYLKKYAYKNVTTSNFFDEIKKVSNYDLENFSKIWLESSAFNSDIANDLLAKNKSMQIQLEVNKYRNKPLAEKYVFFEKTLQSDVYSSVKESIIGQLTKEKFEDKKQLLQLALNTKNIQVRQAVASTLQKIPEEFRTEYETLLDDKSYQTQELALFYLWNNFKDKRVDYLEKTKDWIGFNDFNLRILWLSLAISTPDYNANKETCLDELISYSSPNYEATTRQNALEYLINFNVINEAVLKNLVNATTHHMWQFSKFGRDNIRILLKTPEIRTAFQSLLPNLNEREQFQLNRLLKE, from the coding sequence ATGAAATACTTTCTCCTCTTTCTATCCGCATTTGCATTGGCACAACAAACCAAATCGGTTGATTTTAAAACTGCAAATGGTTCTATCTCCATTAATCCTGACGATAAAAGTATTTCGGGAACTGTTATTTATACTTTTGAAGTGTTGAAACCCATTGACACAGTCAAAATTGATGCGCAGAATATGACATTTTCAGCATTGGAACTGAACCATAAAAGTATTCCATTTACTACCAATGGAAAAGAATTACTTTTGATTTATCCGTTCCAAAAAGGAAAAAATTCCGTTCAGTTTATATACGAAGCCAAACCCAAACAAACGATGTATTTTGTGGGTTCTGAAGAAACCGATAATATGGAAATTTGGACACAGGGGCAAGGAAAGTACACCAGTCATTGGTTTCCGAGTTTTGATGATGTCAACGAAAAAGTGATTTTCAATATGGATATTGCGTTCGATTCTAAATATCAGGTTTTGTCCAACGGTGTTTTAAAAAACAAAATAACAGATAAAAATATAACTCATTGGTCTTACCAAATGCAAAAACCAATGAGCTCTTATTTATTGGTACTCTCCATCGGGAAATATGATAAAAATATTCAGAAATCCAAATCCGGAATTCCGTTGGAAATGTATCTGAATCCAAAAGATGTTGCCAAACTAGAACCTACTTATCGCTACTCCAAAGAAATATTTGACTATCTCGAAAAGGAAATAGGAGTGAAGTACCCATGGAAAATCTACCGGCAAGTTCCTGTTTCCGAGTTTTTGTATGCCGGTATGGAAAACACCAGCACAACACTATTCATGACTCGTTATATAGTCGATTCCATTGGTTTTGAAGACAGAAATTATACCAATGTCAATGCCCACGAGTTGGCTCATCAATGGTTTGGCGATTTGATAACGGCACAAAGCGGAAAAGACCATTGGTTGCAGGAAGGCTTTGCCACCTATTATGCTTTGTTGGCCGAAAAAGAAATTTATGGGGAAGATTATTTTTACTCCAAATTATACGAATCGTCTATGCAACTCAAACAAGCTTCCAAAACAGATACAATTCCTGTTCTAAATCCGAAGGCTAGTTCGTTGAGCTTTTACCAAAAAGGAGCTTGGGCACTGCATGTTCTTAGAGAAGGAATAGGGGAGAAAGCGTTCAAAAAAGCTGTAAAAAGTTACCTCAAAAAATACGCCTATAAAAACGTAACAACATCGAATTTCTTTGATGAAATTAAAAAAGTATCCAATTATGATTTAGAAAACTTCAGTAAAATTTGGCTTGAATCATCCGCATTTAACAGTGATATAGCCAATGATTTATTAGCAAAAAACAAATCAATGCAGATACAGCTTGAAGTTAACAAATACAGAAACAAACCATTGGCTGAGAAGTATGTTTTTTTCGAAAAAACATTGCAATCTGATGTATATTCTTCTGTAAAAGAATCCATTATTGGGCAATTGACGAAAGAAAAATTCGAAGACAAAAAACAATTATTGCAATTGGCGCTTAACACAAAAAACATTCAGGTTCGCCAAGCCGTTGCCAGTACCCTACAAAAAATTCCAGAAGAATTTAGAACCGAATATGAAACATTGTTGGACGACAAATCCTATCAAACACAAGAGTTGGCACTCTTTTATTTATGGAATAACTTTAAAGATAAAAGAGTGGATTATTTAGAAAAAACAAAAGATTGGATTGGATTCAATGATTTTAATCTTCGCATTCTTTGGTTGTCATTGGCAATTTCAACACCAGATTATAATGCTAACAAAGAAACTTGTCTTGACGAATTGATTAGCTATTCTTCTCCAAATTACGAAGCCACAACCCGACAAAACGCATTAGAATACTTGATTAATTTCAATGTTATTAATGAAGCAGTTTTAAAGAATTTAGTCAATGCAACAACACATCATATGTGGCAATTTTCTAAATTTGGAAGAGATAATATTCGGATTTTATTAAAAACACCTGAAATTAGAACAGCTTTTCAGTCTTTATTACCCAATTTAAACGAAAGAGAACAATTTCAACTAAATAGATTACTCAAGGAATAA
- a CDS encoding transposase, which produces MPLFKNKYRTESNRLKNWDYSSKAIYFITLVTQNRKCIFGDIVNKKMVLNDNGKIIKNELLKSIEIRDRWLFHNWVIMPNHIHLLIEIVSTTENVENHNVENHPVETHCSASLQSKSQSQNQFPKFNCSTKRILPIDTDIELVKAFVSYDAYLSYIKSTNDVVRMHNVKTHCSASLHDTPQHNPSQQKDGSKMNLLIKRPNSISSFVAVFKSITTKQIKYSLGNIESDSIWQSNYHDHIIQNYDSFDKIYYYIKNNPKNWENDSINPQLQ; this is translated from the coding sequence ATGCCTTTATTCAAAAATAAATACAGAACGGAATCAAACAGATTGAAGAATTGGGATTATTCCAGCAAAGCGATTTATTTTATCACATTGGTTACCCAAAACCGAAAATGTATTTTCGGTGATATTGTAAACAAAAAAATGGTTTTAAACGATAACGGCAAAATAATTAAAAATGAATTATTGAAATCAATCGAAATTAGGGATCGATGGCTGTTTCATAATTGGGTAATTATGCCTAATCATATCCATTTACTGATTGAAATTGTATCGACAACAGAGAATGTTGAAAATCATAATGTTGAAAACCACCCTGTAGAGACGCACTGCAGTGCGTCTCTACAATCAAAATCCCAATCACAAAACCAATTTCCAAAATTCAATTGTTCTACCAAAAGAATTCTGCCGATTGATACCGATATTGAATTGGTAAAGGCATTTGTTTCCTATGATGCATATTTGTCATACATAAAATCAACGAACGATGTGGTACGGATGCACAATGTAAAGACGCACTGCAGTGCGTCTCTACATGACACCCCACAACATAATCCGTCACAACAAAAGGATGGATCCAAAATGAATTTATTAATAAAAAGACCAAATTCCATTTCATCATTTGTTGCAGTATTCAAATCAATAACGACCAAACAGATAAAATATTCACTGGGAAATATCGAATCGGATTCCATTTGGCAATCCAATTATCACGATCATATAATTCAGAATTACGATTCTTTCGACAAAATATATTACTACATTAAAAACAATCCGAAAAATTGGGAAAATGATTCCATAAATCCACAACTACAATGA